TTCTCCAAAGAGATGAAACCCTGTCTCTATTTTCTCAAGGAAAGCGGGAAAATGGCTTTATTGAGGGTTATGTATTTGAGGATAATGCAGGATTTATGTTTAAATATAAAGGGGCGTATTATCGTGCTTGGAAAGCTGTGCGTGAAATAATTGAACAATGTGTGCGCACTCGGGAACTGCCTAAAAGCAAAGGTAAAAAATGGCACGGAGATAGTGTGTATTACGAGCTTGAGGAAAAATTTATACAATGGCTATGCCAATATATAGAGCAAAATGGCTTTGAGAGTATAGAATCTACCTCTCTTATTGCTTTGCGTGAGACTTTCTTGCGCTCTTTGGCTGGATTTTAATCAATTCTATAAAAGGGGAGACAATGCGTTACATATTCATTATTCTATTTTGTTGTTATAGTCTATTTGCGCAAATAGAAGAAGAAAAGACTTTTACAGATATAAATATCACGCAAGCTTATAGGCAAATGAAAATTGGTTTTTCAGAGGGCTATTATCTTCCACAAAGTATTAAGACTATGGAAAATATCACACAAACACTTAATGATGAGGAAAGTGAAATCTATGGTTATAAAACTCTCAAGGTGCAGTGGGAAAATACAAAAGAGGTGAAAATCAGCCTAGAAGCTTTTGAAAATGGAGAGAAAATTTGCACTTATGGAAGTTATGATATATCTTTAAAACAAATAGATACAAATGTGCAAGGCATTATAGAATCCAAAATGCTTTATCCACAAGATATGCAAACATACATACAAAATGCTTGTGAGTGCAATTATTTTCGTGGTGAATATGGATATGACAAAGCGAGAGAAAAAGAGCTTGATAAAAAAATAGAGCAATATTGTAAGCCACTCCCGCAAACTTACAAAATCTTGCAAGAAAAATATAATAATCAGCCAAAAATGCAAAAGATTCTAGAAAGGGTAAATAGGTTGTGAAAGTCTCACCTATCAAATAAAGGAGGTAGCGAATGAAAAACTATTTATATTTTTTGTTTTATTCATAAGCCTAGGATACACGCAAGAAGCCAAAACAACACAAGTATATTTTGACGAAAATCTTACCAATTTGCAATGCGTAAAGGTTTTTGTCAATCTTGTCAAAAGCAGTGATTTTAATTTTAAATCTTGGCGTGGAGATAAAAGTATAGAATGGGTGAAGGAGCATACCTCATTTGAATTTGATACTTGGGATAAGCATACAATCCTTGTGAGATTATTTTTTGATTGGCAAGATTCTAGTAGTGATGGATTTCAAGGCACAGGAACAATAGGTTTTGTAGAATATGATAGACAAATACAAAAACTACAAGATAGCACCTTAGAAATACCATTAAGATTTGATAAAAGCCTAGCAAAAAAGCTAGAATCTTGTGAGCGAAGGAATATCAAATGGATAGGACTATAATGCCACACCATAAGCTTTATATGCAAAAGAGCATTATATATCTTTTAGTGTTATCACTATCGTATGCTCACGCATTCAATATTACTCCAGAAGATGAGACGAAAGAAAAACCTTTGATTTATGGTCATAATACAATACAAATTAATGCCAAAAATCTTTACTTCAAAGAGCTGCAGCAAAACACTCCTTTGCCAAAAAATGCTACACCACTTAAACATACCAAAGACACACAAGCACTTTTGCAAAACAAAGAAACACCACAAGGACATACCCATAACCGCTTTGAGGGCAATTTAGAAGTCAATGGAATTTTGCAATACTCCATAAGGACAGATTGGAGCGGAATCCATAAAGAATGGGTTTTGTTTTTTGATAAAGTATATTATAAATCTGGACTTGTTCCTAAAAATAAGCTGTATTCTACTCAAGAATCGCTTATACCAGAAAGTGCCTACATAAATATAACAAAGTTTAACAACCAAGAATTGCAAAAATTATTTAATATATCAAAATCTAAACCTTTAGCAATTATCGGAGTTAGGGCAAATGGCATACTTAAAGAGTTGAATATCACTACTCACGATGGCGATGAATGGAACTTTTTTGGCAATGTGGAGGATATTTCATTGTTGGGTAATATAATCTTCAAATATCCAAATAAAAGAGAACTTATAGAATCTATAGGTTTAAGTGATAATATTTTGTTGTATGCCTCCAACGACCCCTACATCAATCTACGCCAATCTCCAAATGGTAAGATACTGCAAGCAATACAAAAAGATACGATGTTAAATAATTGTGATACACGAGGAAATGAGCTTAAAAATCAAGGAATATTATTATCTCTCGGGCAAGACCCTACCAATCGCAAATGGCTAAAAGTAGCTTATATCCCACCAGAAGCAAAAGATACAAGTAAAGCAATCTATGGAGTAATCCACGAGAGTCAGGCAAGTTCTCAGTGTGAAGGCTTTTAAAAATCCGCAAGATTTTAAAAGAGAAATACAAAAACAGCAAAGACAAGGTCTTATTTTAGTATCACAAATCCAAAGTATCCTAAAGAAAATGAATAGCTCTCACGCGCTCAACATAAAGTAATATTCTCAATAAGTTCGCATTCATTATTTTTGATAATCAACGCATCAAGGCAGTAAGCTTGGGTAATCTTATGTGCGAGCAAATAGAATCCAATCGCTTTTGTGAGCTTTTTTATCTTGCTTGGCGTAATATTATAAATTGGCTCAAAGCCCTCGCCACTTTTAACTTCAACAAAATGCAAGATATTATCTTTTGAAGCAACAATGTCAATCTCGCCATAACGAGCAAAAAAATTACGCTCTACAATCTCAAAACCACATTTGCGCAAAAATACACAGGCAAAATCCTCCGCTTGTTTGCCTTTATGTCTGCTATTCATTTGCTTTATTCTTTACCCTACTTTAAGATTCAATACGCATTTTATAGGGCTTTTGCGAGATAGAATCTAATCTCTCTAGTTCTAAGAGTGCGGCGTTAATATCCCTCTCATAGCAATGATGTGTAGAAAGTAGCATTTTGGCGATATTTTTATCATTTGTCTCTTTTTGCAAAAACGCACCGATAGAAATATTATGCTGCCCTAGAATCTGCGATACTTGCCCCAATACGCCCGGCTTATCGCACACATATAGCCTTATGTAATAATGCGAGTAAATCTCATCAATGCTCTTAAGCTTTAAATGCTCATTACCTTCAAGCTGCTGGCTAAATCCAAGCATTGCAGCACTTTCCCCTCGTGCAATGGCAATAAGATCGCTCACCACAGAGCTTGCAGTCGCATCACCTCCTGCTCCTGCTCCATAATACATACTCTCCCCTACATAATCCCCAATCACGCTAATGCCATTCATTACATTATCTACCTTGCTTAACATTGCACCTTTAGGAATCATACTCGGATGCACACGCAACTCTACTTCATTGCCTTGCTTTTTGGCAATACCAAGAAGTTTAATCACATAACCAAATTCATTCGCAAACTCTATATCATCAGGCATAATGCCCTCTATGCCCTCTATGAGAATCTCCTCTGGCAGTGCATTAATCCCATACGCCAAAGAAGCAAGAATAAGTAACTTATGTCCCGCATCACCACCACTTATATCAAGCGTTGGGTCAGCCTCTGCATAGCCGAGATTCTGTGCTTGAGTAAGTGCAGCGTGAAAATCTTGATTATACTGCTGCATTTGGGTAAGAATATAATTACTCGTGCCATTAAGTATCCCGCGAATAGCAAGAATATGATTCGCACTCAAACCCTCTTTTAAAACACGAATAATAGGTATGCCACCACACACACTCGCCTCAAAACCCACAGGGACACCATTTGCAAGCGGTGCTATATCACAACGATGATAGGCAAGCATTGCTTTATTTGCAGTAACAAAGGCTTTTTTTGCTTTTAACGCTTTTTGAGCAATCTCATAGGCAATCTCCACGCCACCCATAAGTTCAACAATAACTTCAATCTCTTCATCTTGTAAAATATCATTGACATCAGTGCTTACTTTTACGGAGGCATTAAACTCTTTTAACTTTGAGTGAGCCTTTACCTCATCGCGCACTATGATATGCTTAATCTCAATCTCTTTTCCAGCCCTTGCACTAATAATATTTTTATTTGCCAAAAGTGCCTTCAAAACGCTGCTTCCTACGACACCAAAGCCAACCATACCCACCACAAGTTTTGACATACAAACCTCTTATTGAAATTGTTTCAAAAATGCTTTAAGATTCCGTGCGGCTTGACGAATGCGCTTTTCATTCTCAATCAATGCGATTCTTACATAGCCCTCACCATATTCACCAAATCCTACACCCGGACTTACAGCGATTTTTGCTTCTTGGAGCAATCTCTTTGAAAACTCCAAACTTCCCATATCTCCCACACAAGAGGGTAACTTTGCCCAAATAAACATACTCGCCTTAGGCTTTTGCATTACCCAACCTGCCTCACCAAAGCTTTTAATCAATACTTCCATACGCTTTTCATATTGAGATTTAATCTCTTCCACGCAAGATTGATCACCATCAAGCGCAATGGTAGCAGCAATCTGCAAGGGTGTATAAATGCCATAATCAATCCAGCTTTTAATCTTTTGCAACGCTTGGATAATTTTTTTATTTCCCACCACAAAGCCTACACGCCAACCTGCCATATTGTAAGTTTTGCTCAAAGTATAACTTTCCACCGCCACATCTTTAGCGCCCTCTATTTCAAGAATACTTGGCGTTTTAAAGCCATCAAAACATAACTCTGCATAAGCAATATCAGAAATAATATAGAATCTCTCTTGTTTAGCAAAAGCCACTAAACGCTCATAAAACTCCCTATATACAACAATAGTTGTGGGATTGTGCGGAAAATTGACTACGACAAATTTCGGACGCGGCATCACTTCTCTCAATACACGTTTGATGTTTATAAAAAAATCCTCTACATCAAGTTCCATTTGCTCATTCCACTTTAAGCCAAAAGTTGAAACATTTGCGCCATTAAGAATAAAAGCATAATAATGTATAGGATAAGCTGGTTCGGCTACGATTGCATTATCTCCGGGATTTGCAATAGCTTGCACAAGATGCACATAGCCCTCTTTACTCCCCATTGTTACACACGCTTCAGTCTCTGGATCTAGCTCTGCTCCATATGTACGCTTATACCATTTACAAATTGCCAAACGCAATTTATAAATGCCGCGACTGACAGAATATCCTTGGTTTTTACCTTTTTGTGCTGCTTCACAAAGCTTTTGAATAATATGCTCTGGTGTTTTTCCATCAGGATTGCCCATAGAAAAATCAATCACATCTTCATTATTGCGCCGCATTTCTAATTTAATCTCGTTAATAGCAGCAAAAACATATTTTGGCAAACGTTTTATTTTATCAAATTCAATTTCATCAAACATATTCTCTCCTCTGTGTTATTTCATATATTGATTCTATCGGAGATTCGCAGAAATGCCACCTTTAAGACTTTCTGAACTATCATAATCCGTAATCATCACAAACTTTACGCCTTGAGGAATCTTCACTTTAAGTGAAGCATTTGAGCCTACATTGCTCACCATATCCACTATGCCAAGATTCTTATCATAAAGCACCACTCTTGGATTCCATTTAGGAAAGTCAATAGCTTGGATATATAAATCCCCTGCCGTATTCACATCTAGCCAATACTCTCCAGAAGCTTCGCGCAAATTCAATGTTGCAGACTTTGCAAGGAATTTTGTATTGGGCAATCGCGGCTCATTGACCTCAAGCACATACTCCCAACTTTGCGCATTTACACGATTAATATCAAGGCAAATAAAACCGCGTCTTCCCAACTCATCAATAATAATTCCCATATCTGGGCTATGTTCGGTATTAAAAGAAAATTGTATGCTTGATAATCCATTACTCAACTCGGCTTTGCTAATAACAAAATATGAATAGCCCATTGTTGTAAGAATATTATTGCCAATTTTTGTAAGTAAAATAGGGCTGGTACGCGCACTAAAATTGAGCCTCACTTCACTTGGCTGTCCAAAACGCGAAGAAAGCAAACCATTATTCTTAAGCGCATAAACAATCTTAGCAATATCAAGGCGTCCGCTTGTGTAATACATATTTTTGTTTGCAAAGATTCTGTTTATAAAATGTGCATTGAGCTGATAATTTTGCTCACCCATTAAGTTTTGTATTTTCTCATCAAATGCGTCAGCCCACGCACAAACAGCCAAACTTACGATGAATAACCATCTTACCATTCCAAACCGCCATTGAGTTGTTTAAAGCGTGTATAACCTACATCATTCAAATTTGCACCATCATAATACATTCTCACAGGGTGTTTAGCTCCGTGAGAAATATCCTTGCCATTAAGTGTGAGCGTAAAGCCACTATGCCCCATAACAAAAAGCATTTTATGATTAAGTTTAATATCATATTCTTTTTTATAAGCAAATTGCTCTTTGCTCCCTGTCTCAAGATTAATTATACCTAACCATAAATCGTTATCAGCCCGAATATGCAAAATATTATCATTGTTTGAAAATTGTGCCGATGTGCTTACATTATTTTCGTTATTTTCTGCATTTTGTTGCGTTATGTTTTGCTGTGTGCTTTGTGAAGTAAAAAAGAAATTTTGCTCTGGGTGATTATTTTCGCTCGTTTGTTCGTGTATTTGATTGGAATCTTGCTCTACTTGTGGCTGAACTACATCTTGAGATTGCAATTCGTGCATATCTTGTTTATTTGAAGCTTCTTCTTGCAAAGATTGCTGGGCGGGTTGTGTGCCAGATTCTGTTTGTTCAAGAGGTTTTGTAGTATCAAAAAACATACCATCATAGACCCCATCACCCTCACTGCTAGAATGAGAATCTTTGCTAGAACTAGAATATGTTGCTTGTGAAGGCATATTCTGATAATCTTGCATAAATGCTTTATATGCAAAATATCCCATAAATGCAAGAAGTATGAGCACTAAAATAACATAAAGCCAAGTATAAGATTCATTGTCGGATTTAGTAGTAGGCTTAGTTTTAAGTGCTAAATCAAGCACACGATTTTCATATTTTTTTTGTTCTTGCTTCTTCTCTTCTTCCTCTTTGTTTTCTTTTTCAACTAAATCTAGCAATTTTTGAGTGCGTTGCTCTTCATCTTGCTTACTAATAACTTGTGAAACACTTTTAATATCTTCTTTTTGCGTTTGTTGTTGTAAAGTAACCCAATCTCGCAAATCCACACCATATTCACGCTCTAAGATTGCAATGAAACCTTTTGCTCGGACTCTATCAATCTTATCAAAACGTTTTTCAAGCACATCTTCAATTTTTGAGCTTGCAAGCTTCGTATTTTTGCTAATTTCTTTTAATCCAATAGCCTTTAATTTGGCAAGTTCCTCATCAAGAAATGTGGTATTTATATTATTATTATTCCCTTGCATTGTTTATCCTATCTATTAAAATTCCTGCAGCCACAGCCACATTGAGAGAATCAAAATGATGCTCCATTTTTATAGAGAGGATTGTATCAAGTTTGTGCTTCAATCGCGCTGATAAACCTTCAGATTCACTCCCTAAAAATAAAACCCATTTCTTTTTCACACTGCAACTCTCCTGCCCTTGCATATCTGCACCTATGAGCATAAAATCTGCATTTTTTAACTCGTTTATTATATCAAAGATATGTGGAAAAACACCATAGGGCATATGCAAAAAAGCACCACTTGAAAGGCGAGCTATGCTTTCTATGGCTTTTTGGTTGAGATGTGATAAACAAATTACCACCCCTCCCACACCCAAAGCATAAGCAGTGCGAAAAATTGAGCCGATATTCCCAACATCAGTGATATTACAAAGTACAAGGAGAGAATCTTTGCTTTTGAGCTCATTGAAACTCAGCGGACTTGGTGGCGTGATAGAAGCTAAAATACCTTGATGATTTCCGCCGTGTGCGAGAGATTGTGCCTTTTTCATATCCACGCGTTTTATAGGTTTATCCAATCGTGCAAGTTGCTTAAACTTATCCTTTGGTAATTCTTTAGCAAGATATATTTCCTCAATACACTCTGCACAGGTATTTAAAGCATAAAAAATCGGTTGTTTTCCATAAATAATCACTTGCTCACCTTAAAATATTTTCATAGCATTGTTTGATACTTTGCCCGCTTATTTTGCTTAAGATTTTAGCCTTTATTTTAGGTGGAATATCAAGCGTAAAAATATCTGCATAGCTCAAAGTTTTTTCTTGTTTTATATGAGGGTGGCTAAAATCAAATATAATTACCCATTCGCCCCGCATTGCAACATCTTTAAGCATAGCAATTACTTCTTGTGCATTGCCATAATATCTCTGTTGATGAAGTTTGGTAAGTTCTTTTTGCACAACAATGCGCGTATGAGGTAGAAGCAAGGCAATATCGTGCAATGTCTCTAAGATTCTATGGGGGCTTTCATAGCAAATAACACTATAAGAATCTCCCAAATCTAAATGAGAGAGCTGTATCAGTTTGGAATGCCTCTGTGTCTTTTTATGTGGCAAAAATCCTGCAAATACAAAAGGCGTGGATTCTATACCACTCCCACAAAATGCCACATTAAGCGCACAAGCTCCGGGCAACACATCAAAATCAATATTATGTGCAATTGCATAAGAGACAAGCTTTGCGCCCGGGTCGCTAATACAAGGTGTGCCTGCATCACTCAAATAAAGCACACAAGATTCAAACATTTCTTTTTGTAAAGAATCTATAAATTCATTTTGGTTATGAGAGTGAAAAGATTTAAATTGCTTAGATTCTATAAAAGATGAGCAATCCTTATCAGTGGGTATTTGAAGCAAGGAACGAGAGATAAGGAGTTCTAAGAGTTTTTTTGCAACTCGTGTATCTTCGCATAAAATAATATCGGCTTGTTTAAACGCCTCCAATGCCCGTAGAGTAATATCTTCAAGATTCCCTATGGGAGTTGGCACAAGTATGAGCACAGGATTATTTCATATTATATTTTTGTCGGAATTTTTCAACGCGTCCGGTAATATCTGTGATTTTATCGCTTCCTGTATAAAAAGGGTGGCAAAAGCTTGAAATATCAATACGAAGCTCACTTTTAGTGCTTAAAACTTCAAGTTGTTTGCCGCTTGTTACACAAGTTACTTTGCAGGGTATATATTCAGGGTGGATACCTTTTTTCATAAAATGTCCTTTTCAGCTAAGATTTTTTGCGCATAAAAATGCGATTCTATCAAACTCTGCTTTAATTCCTGCTTTAATGAATAAATTTGAAGCGAAGAAAGAATCCATAAAGAGCAAATGCCCCCTATGGATTCTTAAATACAATACTCAGGGATTAGAATCCAAATTTTGCAAACGCAAGGGCTGAATGCTGCCATTTATCGCCATTAGTAACATTGCCGATAAAATTGCCAAGTGTGCTATTAGCATCTACTTTACCTGTGCCGACATATCCAGCTCCAAGGCTAAGATGCATTTTATCGTTTCCTTGCCAGATTTTAACCGAACCAATCGCAGAAATTTCCTCATAATCACCACCGGCATAGAGCAAATCAATAGCCGCACGCCGAGTCTCTACTCCACCAAATACATAATAAGTATCGCCATAGCCAAGGAAATTTCCTACACCTGCTCCACTCATACCACCACGATAACCATAGAATCTCGCCCTATCTCCATAGTTAAGAAGGTTATTATTTTTGCCTTGATTAATATAGCCAAGACCAATTTTGAAAATATCACTGATTCTCACTTCTTCATCAACCCATAATGTAAGTCCGCTTGCACTTGAAGCGCTACCTGCAATATTATCAATGCCCCACACTGCGCGCAATGTAGTAAATGACCTTAAAGCACCACTACCAACATCAAGCAGAGCTTTTCCACCAGCATTTAAAATGTCTCTTTGAGCTACTTTTGTATTTTCGTCTGTTAAATATGAAACAAAAGGAGAAACTTTGAGCGCACCAAAATCAATATCTATTCCGCCACTAAAAAGCTCGCCCATATTGGCTTTTTGATGTTGATAAGTATCAAAGCTTGAAAGCTCATAACCCATTCTATTGTAAGCTTGTCCTGCACCAAGTTGAGAGTTTCTCCAATATGCCCACAAACTTACTGCACCACCATCAATATTAAGTGCAGCACCTTGCACATTACCATAAATCCAATCTACACCTGTATAATTTTTACCATCTTTACCAAGATAAAATTCACCCATATCAAAACGTCCAAGTGCAAAACTTAATCTTCCACCATCATAACGCAAATACGCATCAGATACATCACCATTTTTGGGGAATGCAATATCACCTACTGCACCATCAACACCTGTACTATAAGCCGGATAACCACCCCAAGCACCAATTCCAATACTTAAACTTGAGCTAAGCCCAATATCAAGTCCTGCTCTTGCACTTATATTTGCATAAGCTCTTTGCACTTCTTTTCCATCTTTGTTTTGTATGCCCAAACCACCGAATCCTTGATGATAAAAAGCACCCAAATGCCCAAAGGGATTGACTTCTACTGCATTTGCACTTATTGCCATAGCTGTTACCACAGCAAAAGATATATAATATTTGTTCATTATTTTCTCCTTAAATAGATTAAAAACTTACTCGTGCAAAAACGCGAGTAAGCAGATAATTCTCGCCATCAGCGGCAAAAATTGAATTATCCAGCGTAAAATCGGCATTATTTATCATACCTATAATCTTAGCTCCTAACTTGATGTTATTTTGAGGTTGAGAAGTAAGACCCACTTCCCAATTAAAAATATTTTTAGAACCAATAGTTGTATGGCGAATTGCTCCATCAAGCTGCATATATTGCTTAAAATCATATTCTGCGAATGCATACAAAGTTGTCGCATTATTATAAAACAATCCTTCTCTTCGTTCAAAATAGCTACTCTGTCCAAAAGAATCTATCCCTCTTGCACCATTTTGATGTACTGAAATCACCCCTCCTCCTGTGTTTAGCCCAAGCCATTTTGCTCCCCCCTCTAACCATACAAAACCACCATCACCATCTGCAGTTTGAGTATCAATAACCCTAGTTTTATCTTTGCTCACAAAAGATAAAAAGTGCATCTTTCCATAAAGCGTAGCATTACCAGCAGGCACTGCAACAAGCACTTTTAAGGCAAATGAGGTAAAATCACCCGGCGCAGTGTATATATAGGGGGTAATTTGTAATGGAGATTCTGGCAAAGTAATTGTTGCCCCAAAATACATTGCCCCCATATCACCAAAAGGATTCCTGAATCTATCCATACGATAGTCTGTAACATAGGCATTTCTCCAAGCCCAAATAAAATCAAATTTTACATTTTCTATATCTTCATAAGTTACTGCTGCGCCTTGTGTATAATGCTTAATCCACTCACTATCAGTTTTAAATCGTCCCGCATACATACTTATGCGATTTGGATTCACAAAACTTGCATAGGCTTCTGTAAGAACATAATTCTCTTTTACTTTTGAAAAATCCCCATTATGCACTTGAAAAAGCTTTGTTGTAGCCCACATAGAACCGCCAAATCCTATACCCCGAAAACGTTGCGTTTGATAAGCAAGCGAAACATTTGCATCAATAAAACTAGGTGCTCCCCCTGTCATATATTGATAATACAAACCCATATGTCCGCTTGGACGTCCTGTGAGAAGTAAATGTGCTAGATTATTTGCATTTGCAATTTCGCTTAAAGCAAGCAAACACGCAATAATCGCTATTATTTTTTTCATAAAATCCCTTTAGTGCCTCTTCTAATTCCTTTTAGAATCTAACTTCAAGGGCTTCTAGCAAAAATAATTCCATTTTATTGCAAAATTAATCTGTATCCACATTTTCGGCATAGCTCACAAGGTATATGCCCTTTTTGCAAACTCAGTGCAAACTCTACAAATGCTTGAGAATCCAATATATCTACCAAACTCTGTTCTTTGAGATTCCCAAAACTCGCCTGCGCATTATAATCTATGCAACAAGGCACAAGTTCCCCATTGCTTAAAATGCCAATTTGCTTT
This DNA window, taken from Helicobacter sp. MIT 21-1697, encodes the following:
- a CDS encoding YraN family protein, with the translated sequence MKQMNSRHKGKQAEDFACVFLRKCGFEIVERNFFARYGEIDIVASKDNILHFVEVKSGEGFEPIYNITPSKIKKLTKAIGFYLLAHKITQAYCLDALIIKNNECELIENITLC
- a CDS encoding homoserine dehydrogenase yields the protein MSKLVVGMVGFGVVGSSVLKALLANKNIISARAGKEIEIKHIIVRDEVKAHSKLKEFNASVKVSTDVNDILQDEEIEVIVELMGGVEIAYEIAQKALKAKKAFVTANKAMLAYHRCDIAPLANGVPVGFEASVCGGIPIIRVLKEGLSANHILAIRGILNGTSNYILTQMQQYNQDFHAALTQAQNLGYAEADPTLDISGGDAGHKLLILASLAYGINALPEEILIEGIEGIMPDDIEFANEFGYVIKLLGIAKKQGNEVELRVHPSMIPKGAMLSKVDNVMNGISVIGDYVGESMYYGAGAGGDATASSVVSDLIAIARGESAAMLGFSQQLEGNEHLKLKSIDEIYSHYYIRLYVCDKPGVLGQVSQILGQHNISIGAFLQKETNDKNIAKMLLSTHHCYERDINAALLELERLDSISQKPYKMRIES
- a CDS encoding LL-diaminopimelate aminotransferase, coding for MFDEIEFDKIKRLPKYVFAAINEIKLEMRRNNEDVIDFSMGNPDGKTPEHIIQKLCEAAQKGKNQGYSVSRGIYKLRLAICKWYKRTYGAELDPETEACVTMGSKEGYVHLVQAIANPGDNAIVAEPAYPIHYYAFILNGANVSTFGLKWNEQMELDVEDFFINIKRVLREVMPRPKFVVVNFPHNPTTIVVYREFYERLVAFAKQERFYIISDIAYAELCFDGFKTPSILEIEGAKDVAVESYTLSKTYNMAGWRVGFVVGNKKIIQALQKIKSWIDYGIYTPLQIAATIALDGDQSCVEEIKSQYEKRMEVLIKSFGEAGWVMQKPKASMFIWAKLPSCVGDMGSLEFSKRLLQEAKIAVSPGVGFGEYGEGYVRIALIENEKRIRQAARNLKAFLKQFQ
- the rlmB gene encoding 23S rRNA (guanosine(2251)-2'-O)-methyltransferase RlmB is translated as MIIYGKQPIFYALNTCAECIEEIYLAKELPKDKFKQLARLDKPIKRVDMKKAQSLAHGGNHQGILASITPPSPLSFNELKSKDSLLVLCNITDVGNIGSIFRTAYALGVGGVVICLSHLNQKAIESIARLSSGAFLHMPYGVFPHIFDIINELKNADFMLIGADMQGQESCSVKKKWVLFLGSESEGLSARLKHKLDTILSIKMEHHFDSLNVAVAAGILIDRINNARE
- the rsmI gene encoding 16S rRNA (cytidine(1402)-2'-O)-methyltransferase produces the protein MLILVPTPIGNLEDITLRALEAFKQADIILCEDTRVAKKLLELLISRSLLQIPTDKDCSSFIESKQFKSFHSHNQNEFIDSLQKEMFESCVLYLSDAGTPCISDPGAKLVSYAIAHNIDFDVLPGACALNVAFCGSGIESTPFVFAGFLPHKKTQRHSKLIQLSHLDLGDSYSVICYESPHRILETLHDIALLLPHTRIVVQKELTKLHQQRYYGNAQEVIAMLKDVAMRGEWVIIFDFSHPHIKQEKTLSYADIFTLDIPPKIKAKILSKISGQSIKQCYENILR
- the rpmE gene encoding 50S ribosomal protein L31 is translated as MKKGIHPEYIPCKVTCVTSGKQLEVLSTKSELRIDISSFCHPFYTGSDKITDITGRVEKFRQKYNMK
- a CDS encoding Opr family porin, which produces MKKIIAIIACLLALSEIANANNLAHLLLTGRPSGHMGLYYQYMTGGAPSFIDANVSLAYQTQRFRGIGFGGSMWATTKLFQVHNGDFSKVKENYVLTEAYASFVNPNRISMYAGRFKTDSEWIKHYTQGAAVTYEDIENVKFDFIWAWRNAYVTDYRMDRFRNPFGDMGAMYFGATITLPESPLQITPYIYTAPGDFTSFALKVLVAVPAGNATLYGKMHFLSFVSKDKTRVIDTQTADGDGGFVWLEGGAKWLGLNTGGGVISVHQNGARGIDSFGQSSYFERREGLFYNNATTLYAFAEYDFKQYMQLDGAIRHTTIGSKNIFNWEVGLTSQPQNNIKLGAKIIGMINNADFTLDNSIFAADGENYLLTRVFARVSF